A portion of the bacterium genome contains these proteins:
- the rplF gene encoding 50S ribosomal protein L6 has protein sequence MSRIGLKPIPIPDGVTVTIEGDTSVVKGPKGELRQHIPEGLTFELGDGQLVVGRPDESKPMKARHGLVRALIANQVTGVTEGFVKSLEIIGVGYRAQVKGEILDLQLQYSHPVEYPIPDGIEIVCPEQTRIDVKGIDKQLVGQVAAEIRAYRKPEPYKGKGIRYVDELVVRKAGKAAAK, from the coding sequence GATTCCCATACCCGACGGGGTGACCGTCACGATCGAGGGTGACACCTCGGTGGTGAAGGGCCCCAAGGGGGAGCTGCGGCAGCATATACCCGAGGGGCTGACCTTCGAGCTCGGGGACGGCCAACTCGTCGTCGGCCGCCCCGACGAAAGCAAGCCCATGAAAGCACGTCACGGCCTGGTCAGGGCGCTCATCGCCAACCAGGTCACCGGCGTCACTGAGGGCTTCGTCAAGTCGCTGGAGATCATCGGCGTCGGTTACCGCGCGCAGGTCAAGGGCGAGATTCTCGACCTGCAACTGCAGTACAGCCACCCGGTGGAGTACCCGATCCCCGACGGCATCGAGATCGTCTGTCCCGAGCAGACGCGAATCGACGTCAAGGGCATCGACAAGCAGCTGGTGGGACAGGTGGCTGCCGAGATCCGCGCCTATCGCAAGCCCGAACCCTACAAGGGCAAGGGCATTCGCTACGTCGACGAACTCGTCGTCCGCAAGGCGGGCAAGGCCGCGGCCAAGTAA